One genomic segment of Candidatus Kryptonium sp. includes these proteins:
- a CDS encoding peptidylprolyl isomerase, translating into MKKAILIFLIFLFPTQILRSQFYKSQTQIKSDTIARVGDKIITVKDFLERYELTIWPGKERKSQVDKNRIEFFYSMIAEKLLAFRGLELGLDKDPEIQRAIEQTEKLLVLDALYKQEIKNKVSVSEKEILEALPKYNTEVEIRYIVSGNRNEIDSLWNLLKRGEDFDSLMTRLGQKDNVEKFRWGEIYEPIEKIVYDYLSVGEIYQPIKVDSLWYIIKLAEKTSKFGLSPDEIESAKSQVRKIIQERKERQKLVEFVNRFGKGKALKVDAKLLKLLYTELKNVVERKKHFRKAKDEFVYPIALSRDDFLDIKLKLAEHLNSYFLKGSNFSRTLDYVIDQISFKGFVIHSDMQSVGATLNDILKTIVNEELLAFEGYKRGLDKSPDVLKDMEMWRDAYLAYAVKKKILDSLKFNRSVSAEELLKSYSTRKDVWEIKIQEILVDDVKFADSLLKLIKSGYDMGELARRFSKRESARENDGIIGYVLSTQLGEIGQIASTLEIGEVYGPFYTDEGYSVFKLLDKRKPKDTLYFVNYDTFSVILNKLIASLADKYIVDVKPEVLKSVEVTYLNTIVIRFLGFNNRILAVPLLERNIDWIRFIKRKDLPLP; encoded by the coding sequence ATGAAGAAAGCAATTCTAATTTTTCTGATTTTTCTTTTTCCGACGCAGATTCTCCGTTCTCAATTTTACAAAAGCCAGACACAAATAAAAAGCGACACAATCGCAAGGGTTGGGGACAAAATTATAACTGTTAAGGATTTTCTTGAAAGATACGAACTTACCATATGGCCTGGTAAAGAGAGAAAATCACAGGTTGATAAAAATAGAATAGAGTTCTTTTATTCAATGATAGCTGAAAAATTGCTTGCTTTTAGGGGTCTTGAGCTCGGGCTTGACAAGGATCCGGAAATTCAAAGGGCTATTGAACAGACTGAAAAACTTCTTGTTCTTGATGCTCTTTACAAACAAGAAATTAAAAACAAAGTCAGTGTCTCTGAAAAAGAGATTCTTGAGGCGCTTCCTAAATATAATACAGAAGTTGAAATTCGTTATATAGTTTCGGGAAACAGAAATGAGATTGATTCTCTCTGGAATCTTTTGAAGAGAGGTGAAGATTTTGACAGTTTGATGACAAGGCTTGGGCAAAAGGATAATGTTGAAAAATTTAGATGGGGTGAAATTTACGAGCCAATTGAAAAAATAGTTTATGATTATCTCTCTGTTGGGGAGATATATCAACCGATTAAAGTGGATTCGCTTTGGTATATAATTAAGCTTGCGGAGAAGACATCAAAATTTGGTTTAAGCCCTGATGAGATTGAAAGCGCAAAAAGTCAAGTAAGAAAAATAATTCAAGAACGAAAGGAGAGACAAAAACTCGTTGAATTTGTCAACCGGTTTGGGAAAGGGAAAGCCTTGAAAGTTGATGCTAAACTTTTAAAACTTCTCTACACTGAGTTGAAAAATGTCGTTGAAAGAAAAAAACATTTTAGAAAAGCGAAAGATGAGTTTGTTTATCCAATTGCTTTATCAAGAGACGACTTTCTTGATATCAAGTTAAAACTTGCCGAGCATCTTAACAGTTATTTTCTCAAAGGTAGCAATTTTAGCAGAACACTTGATTATGTGATAGATCAAATTTCGTTTAAAGGTTTCGTCATTCACTCAGATATGCAAAGCGTTGGCGCGACATTAAATGATATTTTGAAAACAATAGTTAATGAAGAATTGCTCGCTTTTGAAGGATATAAGCGTGGGCTTGATAAATCCCCGGATGTTTTAAAAGATATGGAGATGTGGCGCGATGCTTACCTTGCTTACGCTGTTAAGAAAAAGATACTTGACTCTCTGAAATTTAATCGTTCTGTTTCAGCTGAGGAACTTTTGAAAAGCTATTCAACTAGGAAAGATGTCTGGGAAATAAAAATTCAAGAAATTTTGGTTGACGATGTAAAATTTGCCGACTCACTTTTGAAACTTATCAAATCTGGCTACGATATGGGCGAGCTTGCGAGAAGATTTTCAAAAAGGGAATCGGCAAGAGAAAATGATGGAATAATAGGTTATGTTCTTTCAACTCAACTTGGTGAAATTGGGCAAATTGCATCTACTCTTGAAATCGGTGAAGTTTATGGTCCGTTTTATACAGATGAAGGTTATTCTGTTTTCAAACTTCTTGATAAAAGGAAACCGAAAGATACGCTTTATTTCGTTAATTACGATACATTTAGCGTAATTCTAAACAAATTGATCGCTTCACTTGCAGATAAATACATCGTGGATGTAAAGCCGGAGGTTTTAAAATCGGTTGAGGTGACTTACTTAAACACGATAGTTATTAGGTTTCTCGGATTTAACAATAGAATTCTCGCTGTTCCACTACTTGAGCGAAACATTGATTGGATAAGATTTATAAAACGAAAGGATTTACCACTGCCATAA
- the nuoK gene encoding NADH-quinone oxidoreductase subunit NuoK, with protein MQLDLSALKNVGLEHFLIVSAILFSLGIYAVVTRKNAIMVLMGIELILNSANINFIAFSKYSTASLSGHLAAIFVIILAAAEAAIAIAIVLNIYKNFLTVNIDEVDKLKQ; from the coding sequence ATGCAATTGGATCTATCAGCGCTTAAAAATGTTGGACTTGAGCATTTCTTGATCGTTAGCGCAATCCTATTTTCACTTGGTATTTACGCGGTCGTCACAAGGAAAAATGCAATAATGGTTTTGATGGGAATTGAACTTATCTTGAACTCTGCAAATATAAATTTCATCGCTTTTTCAAAATATAGCACAGCTAGCTTAAGTGGTCATCTAGCTGCTATTTTCGTGATAATCCTCGCAGCAGCAGAGGCAGCAATCGCAATTGCTATCGTCTTAAACATCTACAAAAACTTTCTCACCGTTAACATTGATGAAGTTGATAAATTAAAGCAATAA
- a CDS encoding nucleotidyltransferase domain-containing protein → MVLQEKSLDCLVVLSVNYEELMQRLREISAEIRNKFNFAKKTYLFGSFARKNYMPESELKYRFQNKNKVDIA, encoded by the coding sequence ATGGTTCTGCAAGAAAAATCGTTGGATTGTCTCGTAGTTTTATCGGTAAACTATGAGGAGTTAATGCAAAGGTTAAGAGAAATATCAGCAGAGATCAGAAACAAGTTTAACTTCGCTAAAAAGACATATCTTTTTGGCTCGTTTGCGAGGAAAAATTACATGCCCGAAAGTGAGTTAAAATACAGGTTTCAAAATAAAAACAAAGTTGATATAGCATGA
- a CDS encoding NADH-quinone oxidoreductase subunit A codes for MLNEFAKVLLFLIIGTIFVAGALLVNRLIRPHRPNTEKSTIYECGEEPVGNPWIRFNIRFYTVALIFLIFEVEIVFLFPWAVIYKDLGLFAFIEMLIFLLILILGYVYAWAKGDLEWDKPRPKYLEVEKEKAEMLN; via the coding sequence ATGCTAAATGAATTTGCCAAGGTATTATTGTTCTTAATCATTGGGACAATTTTCGTTGCAGGAGCTCTATTAGTAAACCGCCTTATTCGCCCCCACAGACCAAATACTGAAAAATCCACGATTTATGAATGTGGTGAAGAGCCAGTTGGGAATCCATGGATCAGGTTTAATATCCGATTTTATACAGTGGCTTTGATATTTTTAATTTTTGAAGTAGAGATCGTCTTCTTATTCCCATGGGCTGTGATTTATAAAGATCTTGGGCTGTTTGCTTTTATTGAGATGTTGATCTTTCTTTTGATTTTAATTCTTGGTTATGTTTATGCTTGGGCAAAGGGAGATCTTGAATGGGATAAGCCAAGACCGAAATATCTTGAGGTTGAAAAAGAAAAGGCGGAAATGCTTAATTGA
- the nuoH gene encoding NADH-quinone oxidoreductase subunit NuoH, with translation MAELLNMLVASVIPLLFILVYAIVILWTEIKVASHVQDRLGYMYTGGFHGWAQPIADLLKLLSKEHITPANSDKILFILAPVIVFAASYAAYAALPFTSTFIAANLNVGVFYIIAITSFVVIGILMAGWSSNNKYSLLGAMRSVAQIVSYEIPTALSILTVVIVVGTLNLQEVCEAQKGGLFNWNIFKYPPFMFIAFLIYFVASLAEVNRTPFDIPEAESELVAGYHTEYTGMKFAMFYLAEYANMFLVSGIAAILFFGGWNSPFGEFMSGPAWGVFWFVSKGLFFVFLQIMLRWTLPRLRVDQLMYVSWKVLTPISFVNIMIVGLWAILK, from the coding sequence ATGGCCGAACTTTTAAACATGTTGGTTGCCTCTGTAATTCCACTTTTGTTTATACTTGTTTATGCAATTGTGATTTTATGGACAGAGATAAAAGTCGCTTCGCATGTTCAAGATCGGCTTGGGTATATGTATACTGGTGGGTTTCATGGATGGGCACAGCCAATAGCTGATCTGTTAAAACTTTTATCAAAAGAACACATAACACCAGCAAATTCTGATAAAATTCTTTTCATACTCGCACCAGTGATTGTTTTTGCAGCTTCTTATGCTGCATATGCAGCTCTTCCGTTTACTTCTACATTTATCGCTGCGAATTTAAATGTTGGTGTTTTTTATATCATTGCGATAACTTCGTTTGTCGTTATAGGAATTTTGATGGCTGGGTGGTCTTCTAATAATAAGTACTCTCTTCTTGGAGCGATGCGTTCTGTTGCTCAAATTGTAAGTTATGAGATACCAACTGCTTTGTCAATTTTAACTGTTGTGATCGTTGTTGGAACACTGAACTTGCAAGAGGTGTGTGAAGCGCAAAAAGGAGGTTTATTTAATTGGAACATTTTTAAATATCCGCCATTTATGTTTATTGCATTTTTGATTTATTTTGTCGCATCGCTTGCAGAAGTTAACAGGACTCCGTTTGACATCCCTGAGGCAGAATCCGAGCTTGTTGCGGGTTATCATACTGAATATACAGGAATGAAGTTTGCAATGTTTTATCTTGCTGAATATGCGAATATGTTTCTCGTCTCTGGAATTGCTGCGATTCTCTTCTTCGGAGGATGGAATAGCCCATTTGGTGAGTTTATGTCCGGTCCAGCGTGGGGAGTTTTCTGGTTCGTTTCTAAGGGATTGTTCTTCGTTTTTTTGCAAATTATGTTAAGATGGACATTGCCAAGGTTAAGAGTGGATCAGCTTATGTATGTTTCCTGGAAAGTGTTAACTCCGATTTCGTTCGTAAATATAATGATCGTCGGTCTGTGGGCAATTTTAAAATAA
- the pabB gene encoding aminodeoxychorismate synthase component I encodes MGKIIRCGDKIKLLKIQASYLNDLESKVNFVFLETTKFDDENLRSILLVEPVEILSIKKLDEIPELFEKIEKHLASSHIVAGYFAYECGYHFDKFKLKNQYLPDYSLAWFGVYDDFILFELDHSMEAVEEPNEFESENLCYKLENLKFNLAREDYVEKISKIKNYIIAGDTYQINFTGKFKFDFDGSVIALYKSLREKQKVSYSALIKTDEISVLSFSPELFFRISGDKIITKPMKGTIKRGRTLEEDKKMIEWLKNDEKSRAENLMIVDLMRNDIGKISVIGTVKVSKLFEVEKYKTLFQMTSTIEGKLWDNLTYYDVFKAIFPSGSVTGAPKIRSMEIINELENEPRGIYTGAIGFFAPANKLSTKREAVFNVSIRTIVIKENRGEMGSGGGIVYDSDPDSEYEECLLKAKFLTEPSEKFEIIESILWDVKYNLLDKHIKRMSESAEYFDFNFDAQSLISLLKELELSFEAGKKYKVRVSLNSEGRFKLEKFTIEEDLKGDIFVAISSVRTNSSDIFLYHKTTKRELYDRMFEKAKSEGFADVIFMNEKGQITEGSISNIFIKKNGKLFTPPVECGLLNGVYRQHILETHREAEEKVLYLNDLLEADEIYICNAIRGKRRCILKPVYLAI; translated from the coding sequence ATGGGTAAAATTATCAGATGCGGAGACAAAATAAAACTTCTAAAGATACAGGCGTCTTATTTAAACGATTTAGAAAGCAAAGTCAATTTCGTTTTCCTTGAAACGACGAAGTTTGATGATGAAAATTTAAGAAGCATTTTACTTGTTGAGCCAGTTGAGATTTTAAGCATAAAGAAACTTGATGAGATTCCAGAACTATTTGAGAAAATTGAGAAGCATCTTGCAAGCTCGCATATCGTTGCTGGTTATTTTGCTTATGAGTGTGGTTATCACTTTGATAAGTTTAAGCTAAAAAATCAATACCTTCCTGACTATTCACTCGCTTGGTTTGGTGTGTATGACGATTTTATCCTTTTTGAACTTGATCATAGTATGGAAGCGGTGGAAGAACCAAATGAGTTTGAAAGTGAAAACCTTTGTTACAAACTTGAAAATTTGAAGTTTAACTTGGCGAGGGAGGATTATGTTGAAAAAATTTCCAAGATAAAAAACTATATAATTGCCGGGGACACATACCAAATTAATTTCACTGGTAAATTCAAATTTGACTTTGACGGTTCGGTTATCGCACTTTATAAGTCGTTGAGAGAGAAGCAAAAGGTTTCATATAGCGCATTGATTAAAACAGATGAGATATCCGTTTTGTCTTTTTCACCGGAGTTATTTTTCAGGATAAGCGGTGATAAAATTATAACCAAGCCGATGAAGGGAACTATCAAAAGAGGAAGAACGCTGGAAGAGGACAAAAAGATGATTGAGTGGTTGAAAAATGATGAGAAGAGCAGAGCTGAGAATTTGATGATAGTTGATCTTATGAGAAATGATATTGGGAAAATTTCTGTGATTGGGACGGTAAAGGTCAGCAAACTTTTTGAAGTTGAGAAATATAAAACCTTGTTTCAGATGACATCAACGATAGAGGGCAAGCTTTGGGATAATTTAACATATTATGATGTTTTCAAGGCAATTTTTCCAAGTGGCTCGGTAACGGGTGCTCCCAAAATAAGAAGTATGGAAATAATAAACGAGCTTGAAAATGAACCGAGAGGAATTTATACTGGGGCAATTGGTTTCTTTGCGCCTGCAAATAAATTGAGCACAAAGCGAGAGGCAGTTTTTAATGTCTCAATAAGAACAATCGTAATCAAGGAAAATCGTGGAGAAATGGGAAGCGGCGGAGGCATAGTTTACGATTCAGATCCGGATTCGGAATATGAGGAATGTCTGTTGAAGGCAAAATTTTTGACGGAACCAAGCGAGAAATTTGAAATAATTGAGTCAATTTTGTGGGATGTCAAATACAATCTGCTTGACAAGCATATAAAAAGAATGAGTGAGTCGGCTGAGTATTTTGATTTTAATTTTGATGCTCAAAGTTTGATCTCGCTTTTGAAGGAACTTGAACTGAGTTTTGAAGCAGGTAAGAAATATAAAGTTAGAGTGAGTTTAAATTCCGAAGGAAGATTTAAATTAGAAAAGTTTACGATAGAGGAAGATTTAAAAGGTGATATTTTTGTTGCGATTTCAAGTGTGAGAACTAATTCAAGCGATATATTTCTTTATCATAAGACAACGAAGCGTGAACTTTATGACAGGATGTTTGAGAAAGCAAAAAGCGAGGGTTTTGCGGATGTCATCTTTATGAACGAAAAAGGGCAAATAACCGAAGGTTCAATAAGCAATATCTTCATAAAGAAGAACGGAAAACTTTTTACACCGCCAGTTGAATGCGGATTATTAAATGGAGTTTACAGACAGCATATTCTTGAAACACACAGAGAAGCAGAGGAAAAAGTGTTGTATTTGAACGATTTGCTTGAGGCGGATGAAATTTACATATGTAATGCGATAAGAGGTAAAAGGCGATGTATCTTAAAGCCAGTGTATCTGGCAATTTAA
- a CDS encoding NADH-quinone oxidoreductase subunit J has product MSLFDVAFYILAIITVGSAIIVVSARSIIYSAFSLLFTFFGVAGLYVLLNADFIAVTQILIYVGGILVLIIFGVMLTTKVFDVPIRTETLHVGPAIVITGAIMGTLVGVILKTKWFDVMNVQWDATTKKIGEKLMTDFLLPFEVASVVLLVALLGAVIIARKEKS; this is encoded by the coding sequence ATGAGTTTGTTTGATGTTGCATTTTATATCCTTGCGATCATAACCGTTGGTTCGGCGATAATAGTTGTCAGCGCAAGAAGCATAATTTACTCAGCTTTTTCCCTTCTTTTTACATTCTTTGGAGTTGCGGGGCTTTATGTCCTGTTGAATGCTGATTTCATTGCGGTGACACAAATTTTGATCTATGTTGGAGGAATACTCGTTTTGATAATCTTTGGTGTTATGCTTACTACCAAAGTTTTTGATGTTCCAATCAGGACTGAAACTTTGCATGTAGGACCTGCGATCGTCATAACAGGAGCTATTATGGGAACACTTGTCGGCGTGATTTTAAAGACAAAATGGTTTGATGTTATGAATGTTCAGTGGGATGCAACTACGAAGAAGATCGGTGAGAAACTTATGACTGATTTTCTATTGCCTTTTGAAGTTGCCTCAGTTGTCTTGCTTGTGGCTTTACTCGGTGCGGTTATTATTGCAAGAAAGGAGAAAAGTTAA
- a CDS encoding NADH-quinone oxidoreductase subunit I, protein MKEYFKNIFVALWTILVGLRLTFKHLFVRAVTIQYPDVKLKLPERARNRLYVNIDDCIGCRQCEMACPVDCITIETVKALPNEDLGVTSTGNKKRLWVTKFDIDISKCCYCGLCVYPCPTECIYMTDVYEFSEYNRHNLIYHFSNFTPEEAELKKKQVEQFEIEQKMKKAVKPAEQVTVSNPGNPEEKS, encoded by the coding sequence ATGAAAGAATACTTCAAAAACATATTCGTCGCTCTCTGGACAATTCTTGTTGGATTAAGGCTTACATTTAAGCATCTCTTTGTTAGAGCTGTAACAATTCAATATCCAGATGTCAAACTAAAGCTTCCTGAAAGAGCCCGAAATCGGCTTTATGTTAACATAGATGATTGCATCGGATGTAGGCAATGCGAAATGGCGTGCCCAGTTGATTGTATAACTATTGAAACTGTCAAAGCGTTGCCAAATGAAGATCTCGGGGTTACTTCAACTGGAAACAAAAAGAGATTATGGGTGACGAAATTTGATATTGACATAAGCAAATGTTGCTATTGTGGACTTTGTGTTTATCCATGCCCAACTGAATGTATTTATATGACCGATGTTTATGAATTTTCAGAGTATAACAGACACAATTTGATCTATCACTTCAGTAACTTTACACCAGAGGAAGCCGAATTAAAGAAAAAGCAAGTTGAACAGTTTGAGATTGAACAGAAGATGAAAAAAGCTGTGAAACCAGCGGAACAAGTTACCGTGAGCAATCCTGGAAATCCAGAGGAAAAATCTTAA
- a CDS encoding NADH-quinone oxidoreductase subunit D: MATFEITTRSAKGDLKTDTMILNMGPQHPSTHGVLRLELVVDGEIIVDVIPHLGYLHRCFEKHAEQMTNYQQVIPYVDRMDYVAAMGNELAYVLAVEKLMGIEVPERVQYIRVIMAELQRIASHLLAIGTYGLDLGAFTPFLWCFREREKILDLFEITCGARLLYNYIWIGGLSHDLPSDFGKKLKDFLKTFPKALKEINDLLTYNKIFIDRTANIGVLPADVAINYGCSGPMLRGSGVKFDLRKNEPYLVYDRFEFDIPVGEGKMGTVGDCWDRYYVRVREMEESLKIIEQAWEQIPAGDVHAAIPKKARPPQGEIYFRAENPRGEIGFYIISDGHSSSPFRVKARAPSFVNLSVLPEISKGYMIADLVAILGSVDIVLGEVDR; this comes from the coding sequence ATGGCAACATTTGAAATAACCACTCGCTCTGCAAAGGGGGATTTGAAGACCGATACAATGATTTTAAATATGGGACCTCAACATCCATCAACACACGGTGTTTTACGACTTGAACTTGTCGTTGATGGTGAGATAATTGTTGATGTCATACCACATCTTGGTTATCTTCATCGTTGTTTTGAAAAACATGCAGAACAGATGACGAATTATCAACAGGTAATTCCGTATGTTGACAGAATGGATTATGTTGCAGCAATGGGGAATGAGCTTGCTTATGTTCTTGCGGTTGAGAAGTTGATGGGGATTGAGGTTCCTGAAAGAGTTCAGTATATTCGCGTTATAATGGCTGAACTTCAAAGGATAGCAAGCCATCTTCTTGCCATTGGGACTTACGGGCTTGACCTTGGGGCTTTCACTCCGTTTTTGTGGTGTTTTAGGGAAAGAGAGAAAATCCTTGACTTGTTTGAAATAACTTGTGGTGCGAGATTGCTTTATAATTACATATGGATCGGTGGGCTTTCGCATGATTTGCCTTCCGACTTCGGTAAAAAACTCAAAGATTTTTTGAAGACATTTCCTAAAGCGTTGAAGGAGATAAATGACCTTTTGACTTATAACAAAATTTTCATTGATAGAACAGCAAATATAGGGGTTCTTCCAGCTGATGTCGCAATAAACTATGGATGTAGTGGTCCAATGTTAAGAGGCTCCGGTGTTAAGTTTGATTTGAGAAAAAATGAACCATACCTTGTTTATGATAGATTTGAGTTTGATATACCTGTTGGCGAAGGGAAGATGGGAACCGTTGGGGATTGTTGGGATAGGTATTATGTCAGGGTTAGAGAGATGGAAGAAAGTTTAAAGATAATTGAGCAAGCATGGGAGCAAATTCCTGCTGGGGATGTCCACGCGGCGATACCAAAGAAGGCACGACCACCACAAGGTGAAATTTACTTCAGAGCGGAAAATCCAAGAGGAGAGATTGGATTTTATATTATAAGTGATGGGCATTCATCAAGTCCATTTAGAGTTAAAGCAAGAGCCCCAAGTTTTGTTAATCTTTCTGTTTTGCCGGAAATTTCAAAAGGTTATATGATAGCTGATCTTGTTGCAATACTTGGAAGCGTTGATATAGTTCTTGGTGAAGTTGATAGGTAA
- a CDS encoding NADH-quinone oxidoreductase subunit C, translating into MNANEIYEKIRNKFEDAIVEFKSDAIVEPYLEVKPDRVKEICEFLRDEPDLAFDYLMCLSGVDYANGTLGVVYHLYSMKHGHRFVLKVKVPVENPVVQSVESVWKSANWHEREAYDMFGIIFEGHPDLRRILMPYDWPEGSHPLRKDFQVPEFYNGMKVPY; encoded by the coding sequence ATGAACGCAAACGAAATATATGAGAAAATAAGGAATAAGTTTGAAGACGCAATCGTTGAATTCAAATCTGATGCAATTGTTGAACCGTATCTTGAGGTTAAACCTGATAGAGTAAAGGAAATTTGTGAGTTTTTAAGGGATGAGCCTGATCTTGCTTTTGATTATTTGATGTGTTTAAGTGGAGTAGATTATGCAAATGGAACGCTTGGCGTTGTTTATCATCTTTATTCAATGAAGCATGGACATAGGTTTGTTTTGAAAGTTAAAGTTCCGGTTGAAAATCCTGTTGTTCAATCTGTTGAATCAGTGTGGAAAAGTGCAAATTGGCATGAGCGTGAAGCATATGATATGTTTGGGATTATATTTGAAGGTCATCCAGATTTGAGAAGAATTTTGATGCCTTATGATTGGCCTGAGGGAAGCCATCCATTGCGAAAAGATTTTCAAGTTCCAGAGTTTTATAATGGAATGAAAGTTCCATATTGA
- the nuoB gene encoding NADH-quinone oxidoreductase subunit NuoB, whose product MGLLDKRFESENIVITTVEDVLNWARLSSLWMMQFGLACCAIEMMAASASHFDIMRFGIIPRSTPRQADLMIVAGTVTLKMASRVKRLYEQMPDPKYVISMGSCANCGGPYWEHGYHVLKGVDRIIPVDVYVPGCPPRPEALLEGIIKLREKIRRESLVKKKLPPVYVEEK is encoded by the coding sequence ATGGGACTTTTAGATAAAAGATTTGAGAGCGAAAACATAGTCATAACAACGGTTGAAGATGTTTTAAACTGGGCAAGGTTATCATCGTTGTGGATGATGCAATTTGGACTTGCGTGTTGTGCTATTGAGATGATGGCTGCGTCTGCTTCACATTTTGACATTATGAGATTTGGTATAATTCCAAGGTCAACCCCAAGGCAAGCCGATTTGATGATAGTTGCTGGGACTGTAACTTTGAAAATGGCCTCTCGTGTGAAAAGATTGTATGAGCAAATGCCAGATCCAAAGTATGTGATATCAATGGGAAGTTGTGCAAATTGTGGAGGTCCTTATTGGGAACATGGCTATCATGTTTTAAAGGGTGTTGATAGAATTATACCAGTTGATGTTTATGTTCCAGGATGCCCGCCAAGACCTGAGGCATTGCTTGAGGGTATAATTAAACTTCGCGAGAAAATACGCAGGGAATCGCTCGTTAAGAAAAAACTTCCACCAGTTTATGTAGAAGAAAAATAA
- a CDS encoding T9SS type A sorting domain-containing protein: MFKGKDKTIPREFALHQNYPNPFNPITNIEFDIAERTRVRLEVYDVLGRVVGVVVDEELDAGRYVYRFNGVGLSSGVYYCVMRAGRFVDVKKMMLVK; the protein is encoded by the coding sequence ATGTTCAAAGGTAAAGACAAGACTATACCGAGGGAGTTTGCACTGCATCAGAACTATCCGAATCCATTCAATCCGATTACAAACATTGAGTTTGATATTGCAGAGAGAACAAGAGTTAGGCTAGAGGTTTATGATGTGTTGGGTAGGGTTGTTGGTGTGGTTGTAGATGAAGAGTTGGATGCTGGTAGGTATGTGTATAGGTTTAATGGTGTAGGGTTGTCAAGTGGAGTTTATTATTGCGTTATGAGGGCAGGTAGGTTTGTGGATGTGAAAAAGATGATGTTGGTGAAGTAG